A DNA window from Daucus carota subsp. sativus chromosome 3, DH1 v3.0, whole genome shotgun sequence contains the following coding sequences:
- the LOC135151749 gene encoding uncharacterized protein LOC135151749 — translation MYMFLYTIMCTKHFPINFVKCISQLCLQNWPTPAIRWVSTPTAHKDAVWAEFQKRYRWADEDGPTISDLFWRKCADRTKDNLSKERTKALQNASNAFPGQGDLHMHKFNPWWCSADIWAQMCAQWTEPEFVHKSNTASGNRCGGAEKAKGTYKGGSISQGQHMANKESQSQGTINWLDVYVATREGIPAAQEVAKNYRTLVAERYPEGTQPPNIDQELWERASIVKKNYVKGQGQRRRPSIFGSTCSTQSPSHPPVHTPADCVRAICQDRALLRVLGGHLGLMDPDELARAVAEAAASQQSDGRQGDRDDQDADDYDHDHDADIGGS, via the exons atgtacatgtttttgtacacaattatgtgcaccaagcattttcctatAAATTTTGTGAAGTGCATCTCTCAGCTGTGCCTTCAGAATTGGCCTACCCCTGCCATTAGGTGGGTTAGCACACCTACAGCACATAAGGATGCAGTATGGGCTGAATTTCAG AAACGATACAGGTGGGCGGATGAAGACGGTCCTACTATTTCTGATCTGTTTTGGAGAAAATGTGCAGATCGAACCAAAGACAATTTGTCAAAAGAGCGCACAAAAGCCCTGCAGAATGCTAGCAATGCATTTCCAGGTCAAGGGGATTTGCATATGCATAAGTTTAACCCATGGTGGTGTAGCGCTGATATTTGGGCTCAGATGTGTGCTCAGTGGACAGAGCCTGAGTTTGTGCACAAAAGTAATACTGCCTCGGGAAATAGATGTGGAGGTGCTGAGAAGGCAAAAGGTACATACAAGGGAGGTAGTATATCCCAGGGGCAGCATATGGCTAACAAG GAGTCTCAATCTCAGGGTACTATCAACTGGTTGGATGTGTACGTGGCTACTCGTGAAGGCATACCTGCTGCTCAGGAAGTAGCG AAAAATTATCGCACTTTAGTTGCTGAGCGCTATCCTGAGGGCACTCAGCCCCCGAATATTGATCAGGAGCTTTGGGAGAGGGCCTCTATTGTGAAGAAGAACTATGTCAAGGGTCAGGGACAACGAAGACGCCCATCTATCTTTGGCTCAACCTGTAGCACACAGTCACCGAGTCATCCACCTGTTCATACTCCTGCTGACTGTGTTCGAGCTATATGTCAGGATCGAGCGCTTCTTCGTGTATTAGGAGGACATCTTGGGCTTATGGATCCTGATGAGTTAGCTCGTGCTGTGGCTGAGGCAGCAGCATCGCAGCAAAGTGATGGTAGGCAG GGTGATCGTGATGACCAGGATGCTGATGATTATGATCATGATCATGATGCTGATATTGGAGGATCTTAG